One genomic segment of Plasmodium cynomolgi strain B DNA, chromosome 14, whole genome shotgun sequence includes these proteins:
- a CDS encoding phosphoglycolate phosphatase precursor (putative): INKLIKANKQIYFITNNSIKSRVTLLEKFHKLGFGLIKKENIICTSYAIAKYFMEKEEYRSGKKKIYVIGEKGICEELDCCNLLWLGSYNDNEKKVVITDDLELSVDKNIGAVVVAIDFNINYYKIQYAHLCINELDAEFIVSNKDATANFTCKQKWAGTGSVVASIEAVSLKKPIVLGKPNLFMIENVLKDLNIDPSKVVMVGDRLDTDISFAKNCNIKSVLVSSGVTDANIYLNHNHLNIQPDYFMKSIADFL, translated from the coding sequence ataaacaaattaataaaagcaaataagcaaatttattttataacaaaTAATTCTATAAAATCGAGGGTTACGCTATTAGAAAAATTTCACAAGTTAGGTTTCGGacttattaaaaaagaaaatattatttgtacTTCCTATGCAATtgctaaatattttatggagaaggaagaatacaggagtgggaaaaaaaaaatttatgttattggagaaaaaggaatttgtGAGGAACTCGACTGTTGCAATCTTCTTTGGTTGGGTAGCTACAACGATAATGAAAAGAAAGTCGTAATAACGGATGATCTAGAATTAAGtgtagataaaaatattggagCTGTTGTAGTTGCCATCGACTTTAACAttaattattacaaaatCCAGTATGCACATCTTTGCATCAATGAATTGGACGCTGAATTTATTGTTTCCAATAAAGACGCAACTGCGAACTTTACTtgcaaacaaaaatgggcTGGAACAGGTTCTGTCGTTGCTAGTATTGAAGCTGTTTCGCTGAAGAAGCCAATCGTTCTTGGCAAGCCAAATTTATTCATGATCGAAAATGTCCTTAAAGACCTAAATATTGACCCATCCAAAGTTGTCATGGTAGGAGATAGACTCGACACGGACATAAGCTTTGccaaaaattgtaacatcAAGTCCGTTCTCGTTTCCTCAGGTGTTACCGATGCGAATATTTATCTAAACCATAACCATTTAAATATTCAACCAGACTATTTTATGAAATCGATCGCTGATTTTTTA